One window of Oncorhynchus masou masou isolate Uvic2021 chromosome 28, UVic_Omas_1.1, whole genome shotgun sequence genomic DNA carries:
- the LOC135518018 gene encoding mediator of RNA polymerase II transcription subunit 15-like isoform X3, with amino-acid sequence MEVPGPDSDWRSPAFRQKVVAQIEEAMRKAGTAHTKSSNDMENHVYVKAKSREEYLSLVARLIIHFRDIHKKAQGGGPDPMNALTNLPGVPGVPGGIGMGPRPPGAPMGGMGQMQMSQHAMAGVAGNPQSRGPGQMQMQQIAQQQAQQQAQQQSIQFQQFQAQQQQTAMQQQQQTAMQQQQQQTAMQQQTAIQQQQFQVQQQMKLQQLQQQHHQNQQLQQQHQNQQQQQAQNQQQQNQMHPSRHQQQQIQLQLQQQHAQSIQHMVQQQQQQQVQSQPQPTQLPPHSQQQQGMVPQSLAGQMAPTQHVPISSLSQQQQQQQQQQLKIQALQARALQQQQQQQQQAQQAAQQAQQAAAQAQLAAAVPGQMMMPRLGMQIPPRLPRAAPNPAIPPNSAAVGGQQLPQVQQHQMMSSPSPVQVQTPQSMPPPPQPQPSPQPPSSQPNSVSSSGPTPSPGGFQPSPSPQPSHSPATARTPQNYGVPSPGPLNTPGNPSSVISPVGASQLEDQQYMEKLKQLSKYIEPLRRMINKIDKNEDRKKDLSKMKSLLNILTDPSTRCPLRTLQKCEIALEKLKNDMAVPTPPPPPVPCTKQQYLCQPLLDAVMANIRSPVFNHSLYRTFAPAMTAIHGPPITGPTIVARKRKHEEDDRQTIPNILQGEVARLNAKFLVNLDPSFCSNNGTVHLICKLDDKNLPSVPPLQLSIPADYPDQSPQWADDGQVYGANPFLKNVHRNMTSKLLQLPDKHSVTALLNTWAQSVRQACLSAA; translated from the exons ATGGAGGTCCCAGGACCAGATAGCGATTGGAGAAGCCCTGCATTCCGACAGAAAGTTGTTGCACAAAT TGAAGAGGCGATGAGAAAGGCTGGGACTGCACACACGAAGTCCAGCAATGATATGGAGAACCATGTCTATGTCAAAGCCAAATCTAGA GAAGAATACTTGTCCCTGGTAGCAAGGTTGATCATTCATTTCAGAGACATTC ATAAAAAGGCGCAAGGAGGTGGTCCTG ATCCCATGAATGCCCTGACCAATCTCCCAGGTGTTCCAGGGGTTCCAGGGGGCATCGGTATGGGGCCTCGGCCACCTGGTGCGCCCATGGGTGGAATGGGGCAGATGCAAATGAGTCAGCATGCCATGGCAGGAGTGGCTGGAAATCCTCAATCGA GAGGTCCAGGGCAGATGCAGATGCAGCAGATTGCCCAGCAGCAGGCCCAGCAGCAGGCCCAGCAACAGTCCATCCAGTTCCAGCAGTTCCAGGCACAGCAGCAACAGACAGCCATGCAACAACAGCAACAGACGGccatgcagcagcagcagcagcagacagCAATGCAACAACAGACAGCCATACAACAGCAGCAGTTTCAGGTCCAGCAGCAGATGAAGCTGCAACAATTACAGCAGCAACACCATCAGAAccaacagctccaacagcagCACCaaaaccagcagcagcagcaggcccaaAACCAGCAACAACAGAACCAG ATGCACCCATCAAGGCACCAGCAACAGCAGATTCAGTTACAACTCCAACAGCAGCATGCACAGTCCATCCAGCACATGGtccagcaacaacagcagcaacaggttcagtctcagccccagccgACCCAGCTGCCCCCCCACTCCCAGCAGCAGCAGGGCATGGTGCCCCAGTCTCTGGCTGGGCAGATGGCCCCCACACAGCATGTGCCCATCAGCTCGCtcagtcagcagcagcagcagcagcaacagcagcagctcaAGATCCAAGCCTTGCAG GCTAGAGcattgcagcagcagcagcaacagcagcagcaggcccaGCAGGCAGCGCAGCAAGCCCAACAGGCGGCGGCTCAGGCCCAGCTAGCGGCAGCTGTACCTGGCCAG ATGATGATGCCCCGCCTTGGGATGCAAATTCCGCCCCGGTTGCCCCGCGCTGCCCCGAACCCCGCCATACCTCCAAACTCTGCTGCCGTGGGAGGACAGCAGTTACCACAG GTGCAGCAGCACCAGATGATGTCATCGCCCTCGCCGGTACAGGTGCAGACACCCCAGTCcatgcccccccctccccagccACAGCCATCGCCACAGCCCCCATCCTCCCAGCCAAACTCAGTCAG CAGTTCTGGTCCCACACCGTCGCCGGGGGGCTTCCAGCCTAGCCCATCCCCCCAGCCCTCACATAGCCCAGCCACCGCACGCACCCCGCAGAACTATGGTGTCCCCTCCCCAGGACCTCTCAACACTCCAG GGAACCCCAGTTCAGTGATAAGTCCAGTCGGGGCCTCTCAACTGGAGGACCAACAGTACATGGAGAAACTCAAACAGCTTTCCAAATACATTGAGCCGCTGCGCAGGATGATCAACAAGATAGACAAAAACGAAG ATAGGAAAAAGGACCTGAGTAAGATGAAGAGCCTGCTGAACATTCTCACTGACCCCAGCACAAG GTGTCCTCTCAGGACCTTACAGAAGTGTGAAATAGCACTGGAGAAACTGAAGAATGATATGGCTGTG CcaacaccaccccctccaccTGTGCCCTGCACCAAGCAGCAGTACCTGTGCCAGCCCCTCTTGGATGCCGTCATGGCAAACATCCGCTCTCCTGTTTTCAACCATTCCCTGTACCGTACCTTTGCCCCAGCCATGACAGCCATCCACGGGCCTCCAATTAC AGGCCCCACCATCGTGGCCCGGAAGAGGAAACACGAGGAGGATGACCGCCAGACCATCCCCAACATCCTGCAGGGGGAGGTGGCCCGCCTCAACGCCAAGTTCCTGGTTAACCTGGACCCCTCATTCTGCAGTAACAATGGCACGGTGCATCTAATCTGTAAACTAG ACGACAAGAACCTGCCAAGTGTGCCACCTCTCCAGCTCAGCATCCCTGCAGACTACCCAGACCAAAGCCCTCAGTGGGCAGACGATGGGCAAGTGTATG GTGCCAACCCCTTCCTAAAGAACGTTCACAGAAACATGACCTCCAAACTCCTACAGCTCCCAGACAAGCACTCTGTGACTGCACTGCTCAATACTTGGGCCCAGAGTGTCAGACAAGCCTGTCTTTCTGCAGCGTAG
- the LOC135518018 gene encoding mediator of RNA polymerase II transcription subunit 15-like isoform X2, whose amino-acid sequence MEVPGPDSDWRSPAFRQKVVAQIEEAMRKAGTAHTKSSNDMENHVYVKAKSREEYLSLVARLIIHFRDIHKKAQGGGPDPMNALTNLPGVPGVPGGIGMGPRPPGAPMGGMGQMQMSQHAMAGVAGNPQSIGGPGQMQMQQIAQQQAQQQAQQQSIQFQQFQAQQQQTAMQQQQQTAMQQQQQQTAMQQQTAIQQQQFQVQQQMKLQQLQQQHHQNQQLQQQHQNQQQQQAQNQQQQNQMHPSRHQQQQIQLQLQQQHAQSIQHMVQQQQQQQVQSQPQPTQLPPHSQQQQGMVPQSLAGQMAPTQHVPISSLSQQQQQQQQQQLKIQALQARALQQQQQQQQQAQQAAQQAQQAAAQAQLAAAVPGQMMMPRLGMQIPPRLPRAAPNPAIPPNSAAVGGQQLPQVQQHQMMSSPSPVQVQTPQSMPPPPQPQPSPQPPSSQPNSVSSGPTPSPGGFQPSPSPQPSHSPATARTPQNYGVPSPGPLNTPGNPSSVISPVGASQLEDQQYMEKLKQLSKYIEPLRRMINKIDKNEDRKKDLSKMKSLLNILTDPSTRCPLRTLQKCEIALEKLKNDMAVPTPPPPPVPCTKQQYLCQPLLDAVMANIRSPVFNHSLYRTFAPAMTAIHGPPITGPTIVARKRKHEEDDRQTIPNILQGEVARLNAKFLVNLDPSFCSNNGTVHLICKLDDKNLPSVPPLQLSIPADYPDQSPQWADDGQVYGANPFLKNVHRNMTSKLLQLPDKHSVTALLNTWAQSVRQACLSAA is encoded by the exons ATGGAGGTCCCAGGACCAGATAGCGATTGGAGAAGCCCTGCATTCCGACAGAAAGTTGTTGCACAAAT TGAAGAGGCGATGAGAAAGGCTGGGACTGCACACACGAAGTCCAGCAATGATATGGAGAACCATGTCTATGTCAAAGCCAAATCTAGA GAAGAATACTTGTCCCTGGTAGCAAGGTTGATCATTCATTTCAGAGACATTC ATAAAAAGGCGCAAGGAGGTGGTCCTG ATCCCATGAATGCCCTGACCAATCTCCCAGGTGTTCCAGGGGTTCCAGGGGGCATCGGTATGGGGCCTCGGCCACCTGGTGCGCCCATGGGTGGAATGGGGCAGATGCAAATGAGTCAGCATGCCATGGCAGGAGTGGCTGGAAATCCTCAATCGA TAGGAGGTCCAGGGCAGATGCAGATGCAGCAGATTGCCCAGCAGCAGGCCCAGCAGCAGGCCCAGCAACAGTCCATCCAGTTCCAGCAGTTCCAGGCACAGCAGCAACAGACAGCCATGCAACAACAGCAACAGACGGccatgcagcagcagcagcagcagacagCAATGCAACAACAGACAGCCATACAACAGCAGCAGTTTCAGGTCCAGCAGCAGATGAAGCTGCAACAATTACAGCAGCAACACCATCAGAAccaacagctccaacagcagCACCaaaaccagcagcagcagcaggcccaaAACCAGCAACAACAGAACCAG ATGCACCCATCAAGGCACCAGCAACAGCAGATTCAGTTACAACTCCAACAGCAGCATGCACAGTCCATCCAGCACATGGtccagcaacaacagcagcaacaggttcagtctcagccccagccgACCCAGCTGCCCCCCCACTCCCAGCAGCAGCAGGGCATGGTGCCCCAGTCTCTGGCTGGGCAGATGGCCCCCACACAGCATGTGCCCATCAGCTCGCtcagtcagcagcagcagcagcagcaacagcagcagctcaAGATCCAAGCCTTGCAG GCTAGAGcattgcagcagcagcagcaacagcagcagcaggcccaGCAGGCAGCGCAGCAAGCCCAACAGGCGGCGGCTCAGGCCCAGCTAGCGGCAGCTGTACCTGGCCAG ATGATGATGCCCCGCCTTGGGATGCAAATTCCGCCCCGGTTGCCCCGCGCTGCCCCGAACCCCGCCATACCTCCAAACTCTGCTGCCGTGGGAGGACAGCAGTTACCACAG GTGCAGCAGCACCAGATGATGTCATCGCCCTCGCCGGTACAGGTGCAGACACCCCAGTCcatgcccccccctccccagccACAGCCATCGCCACAGCCCCCATCCTCCCAGCCAAACTCAGTCAG TTCTGGTCCCACACCGTCGCCGGGGGGCTTCCAGCCTAGCCCATCCCCCCAGCCCTCACATAGCCCAGCCACCGCACGCACCCCGCAGAACTATGGTGTCCCCTCCCCAGGACCTCTCAACACTCCAG GGAACCCCAGTTCAGTGATAAGTCCAGTCGGGGCCTCTCAACTGGAGGACCAACAGTACATGGAGAAACTCAAACAGCTTTCCAAATACATTGAGCCGCTGCGCAGGATGATCAACAAGATAGACAAAAACGAAG ATAGGAAAAAGGACCTGAGTAAGATGAAGAGCCTGCTGAACATTCTCACTGACCCCAGCACAAG GTGTCCTCTCAGGACCTTACAGAAGTGTGAAATAGCACTGGAGAAACTGAAGAATGATATGGCTGTG CcaacaccaccccctccaccTGTGCCCTGCACCAAGCAGCAGTACCTGTGCCAGCCCCTCTTGGATGCCGTCATGGCAAACATCCGCTCTCCTGTTTTCAACCATTCCCTGTACCGTACCTTTGCCCCAGCCATGACAGCCATCCACGGGCCTCCAATTAC AGGCCCCACCATCGTGGCCCGGAAGAGGAAACACGAGGAGGATGACCGCCAGACCATCCCCAACATCCTGCAGGGGGAGGTGGCCCGCCTCAACGCCAAGTTCCTGGTTAACCTGGACCCCTCATTCTGCAGTAACAATGGCACGGTGCATCTAATCTGTAAACTAG ACGACAAGAACCTGCCAAGTGTGCCACCTCTCCAGCTCAGCATCCCTGCAGACTACCCAGACCAAAGCCCTCAGTGGGCAGACGATGGGCAAGTGTATG GTGCCAACCCCTTCCTAAAGAACGTTCACAGAAACATGACCTCCAAACTCCTACAGCTCCCAGACAAGCACTCTGTGACTGCACTGCTCAATACTTGGGCCCAGAGTGTCAGACAAGCCTGTCTTTCTGCAGCGTAG
- the LOC135518018 gene encoding mediator of RNA polymerase II transcription subunit 15-like isoform X1, whose amino-acid sequence MEVPGPDSDWRSPAFRQKVVAQIEEAMRKAGTAHTKSSNDMENHVYVKAKSREEYLSLVARLIIHFRDIHKKAQGGGPDPMNALTNLPGVPGVPGGIGMGPRPPGAPMGGMGQMQMSQHAMAGVAGNPQSIGGPGQMQMQQIAQQQAQQQAQQQSIQFQQFQAQQQQTAMQQQQQTAMQQQQQQTAMQQQTAIQQQQFQVQQQMKLQQLQQQHHQNQQLQQQHQNQQQQQAQNQQQQNQMHPSRHQQQQIQLQLQQQHAQSIQHMVQQQQQQQVQSQPQPTQLPPHSQQQQGMVPQSLAGQMAPTQHVPISSLSQQQQQQQQQQLKIQALQARALQQQQQQQQQAQQAAQQAQQAAAQAQLAAAVPGQMMMPRLGMQIPPRLPRAAPNPAIPPNSAAVGGQQLPQVQQHQMMSSPSPVQVQTPQSMPPPPQPQPSPQPPSSQPNSVSSSGPTPSPGGFQPSPSPQPSHSPATARTPQNYGVPSPGPLNTPGNPSSVISPVGASQLEDQQYMEKLKQLSKYIEPLRRMINKIDKNEDRKKDLSKMKSLLNILTDPSTRCPLRTLQKCEIALEKLKNDMAVPTPPPPPVPCTKQQYLCQPLLDAVMANIRSPVFNHSLYRTFAPAMTAIHGPPITGPTIVARKRKHEEDDRQTIPNILQGEVARLNAKFLVNLDPSFCSNNGTVHLICKLDDKNLPSVPPLQLSIPADYPDQSPQWADDGQVYGANPFLKNVHRNMTSKLLQLPDKHSVTALLNTWAQSVRQACLSAA is encoded by the exons ATGGAGGTCCCAGGACCAGATAGCGATTGGAGAAGCCCTGCATTCCGACAGAAAGTTGTTGCACAAAT TGAAGAGGCGATGAGAAAGGCTGGGACTGCACACACGAAGTCCAGCAATGATATGGAGAACCATGTCTATGTCAAAGCCAAATCTAGA GAAGAATACTTGTCCCTGGTAGCAAGGTTGATCATTCATTTCAGAGACATTC ATAAAAAGGCGCAAGGAGGTGGTCCTG ATCCCATGAATGCCCTGACCAATCTCCCAGGTGTTCCAGGGGTTCCAGGGGGCATCGGTATGGGGCCTCGGCCACCTGGTGCGCCCATGGGTGGAATGGGGCAGATGCAAATGAGTCAGCATGCCATGGCAGGAGTGGCTGGAAATCCTCAATCGA TAGGAGGTCCAGGGCAGATGCAGATGCAGCAGATTGCCCAGCAGCAGGCCCAGCAGCAGGCCCAGCAACAGTCCATCCAGTTCCAGCAGTTCCAGGCACAGCAGCAACAGACAGCCATGCAACAACAGCAACAGACGGccatgcagcagcagcagcagcagacagCAATGCAACAACAGACAGCCATACAACAGCAGCAGTTTCAGGTCCAGCAGCAGATGAAGCTGCAACAATTACAGCAGCAACACCATCAGAAccaacagctccaacagcagCACCaaaaccagcagcagcagcaggcccaaAACCAGCAACAACAGAACCAG ATGCACCCATCAAGGCACCAGCAACAGCAGATTCAGTTACAACTCCAACAGCAGCATGCACAGTCCATCCAGCACATGGtccagcaacaacagcagcaacaggttcagtctcagccccagccgACCCAGCTGCCCCCCCACTCCCAGCAGCAGCAGGGCATGGTGCCCCAGTCTCTGGCTGGGCAGATGGCCCCCACACAGCATGTGCCCATCAGCTCGCtcagtcagcagcagcagcagcagcaacagcagcagctcaAGATCCAAGCCTTGCAG GCTAGAGcattgcagcagcagcagcaacagcagcagcaggcccaGCAGGCAGCGCAGCAAGCCCAACAGGCGGCGGCTCAGGCCCAGCTAGCGGCAGCTGTACCTGGCCAG ATGATGATGCCCCGCCTTGGGATGCAAATTCCGCCCCGGTTGCCCCGCGCTGCCCCGAACCCCGCCATACCTCCAAACTCTGCTGCCGTGGGAGGACAGCAGTTACCACAG GTGCAGCAGCACCAGATGATGTCATCGCCCTCGCCGGTACAGGTGCAGACACCCCAGTCcatgcccccccctccccagccACAGCCATCGCCACAGCCCCCATCCTCCCAGCCAAACTCAGTCAG CAGTTCTGGTCCCACACCGTCGCCGGGGGGCTTCCAGCCTAGCCCATCCCCCCAGCCCTCACATAGCCCAGCCACCGCACGCACCCCGCAGAACTATGGTGTCCCCTCCCCAGGACCTCTCAACACTCCAG GGAACCCCAGTTCAGTGATAAGTCCAGTCGGGGCCTCTCAACTGGAGGACCAACAGTACATGGAGAAACTCAAACAGCTTTCCAAATACATTGAGCCGCTGCGCAGGATGATCAACAAGATAGACAAAAACGAAG ATAGGAAAAAGGACCTGAGTAAGATGAAGAGCCTGCTGAACATTCTCACTGACCCCAGCACAAG GTGTCCTCTCAGGACCTTACAGAAGTGTGAAATAGCACTGGAGAAACTGAAGAATGATATGGCTGTG CcaacaccaccccctccaccTGTGCCCTGCACCAAGCAGCAGTACCTGTGCCAGCCCCTCTTGGATGCCGTCATGGCAAACATCCGCTCTCCTGTTTTCAACCATTCCCTGTACCGTACCTTTGCCCCAGCCATGACAGCCATCCACGGGCCTCCAATTAC AGGCCCCACCATCGTGGCCCGGAAGAGGAAACACGAGGAGGATGACCGCCAGACCATCCCCAACATCCTGCAGGGGGAGGTGGCCCGCCTCAACGCCAAGTTCCTGGTTAACCTGGACCCCTCATTCTGCAGTAACAATGGCACGGTGCATCTAATCTGTAAACTAG ACGACAAGAACCTGCCAAGTGTGCCACCTCTCCAGCTCAGCATCCCTGCAGACTACCCAGACCAAAGCCCTCAGTGGGCAGACGATGGGCAAGTGTATG GTGCCAACCCCTTCCTAAAGAACGTTCACAGAAACATGACCTCCAAACTCCTACAGCTCCCAGACAAGCACTCTGTGACTGCACTGCTCAATACTTGGGCCCAGAGTGTCAGACAAGCCTGTCTTTCTGCAGCGTAG
- the LOC135518018 gene encoding mediator of RNA polymerase II transcription subunit 15-like isoform X4 — MEVPGPDSDWRSPAFRQKVVAQIEEAMRKAGTAHTKSSNDMENHVYVKAKSREEYLSLVARLIIHFRDIHKKAQGGGPDPMNALTNLPGVPGVPGGIGMGPRPPGAPMGGMGQMQMSQHAMAGVAGNPQSIGGPGQMQMQQIAQQQAQQQAQQQSIQFQQFQAQQQQTAMQQQQQTAMQQQQQQTAMQQQTAIQQQQFQVQQQMKLQQLQQQHHQNQQLQQQHQNQQQQQAQNQQQQNQMHPSRHQQQQIQLQLQQQHAQSIQHMVQQQQQQQMMMPRLGMQIPPRLPRAAPNPAIPPNSAAVGGQQLPQVQQHQMMSSPSPVQVQTPQSMPPPPQPQPSPQPPSSQPNSVSSSGPTPSPGGFQPSPSPQPSHSPATARTPQNYGVPSPGPLNTPGNPSSVISPVGASQLEDQQYMEKLKQLSKYIEPLRRMINKIDKNEDRKKDLSKMKSLLNILTDPSTRCPLRTLQKCEIALEKLKNDMAVPTPPPPPVPCTKQQYLCQPLLDAVMANIRSPVFNHSLYRTFAPAMTAIHGPPITGPTIVARKRKHEEDDRQTIPNILQGEVARLNAKFLVNLDPSFCSNNGTVHLICKLDDKNLPSVPPLQLSIPADYPDQSPQWADDGQVYGANPFLKNVHRNMTSKLLQLPDKHSVTALLNTWAQSVRQACLSAA, encoded by the exons ATGGAGGTCCCAGGACCAGATAGCGATTGGAGAAGCCCTGCATTCCGACAGAAAGTTGTTGCACAAAT TGAAGAGGCGATGAGAAAGGCTGGGACTGCACACACGAAGTCCAGCAATGATATGGAGAACCATGTCTATGTCAAAGCCAAATCTAGA GAAGAATACTTGTCCCTGGTAGCAAGGTTGATCATTCATTTCAGAGACATTC ATAAAAAGGCGCAAGGAGGTGGTCCTG ATCCCATGAATGCCCTGACCAATCTCCCAGGTGTTCCAGGGGTTCCAGGGGGCATCGGTATGGGGCCTCGGCCACCTGGTGCGCCCATGGGTGGAATGGGGCAGATGCAAATGAGTCAGCATGCCATGGCAGGAGTGGCTGGAAATCCTCAATCGA TAGGAGGTCCAGGGCAGATGCAGATGCAGCAGATTGCCCAGCAGCAGGCCCAGCAGCAGGCCCAGCAACAGTCCATCCAGTTCCAGCAGTTCCAGGCACAGCAGCAACAGACAGCCATGCAACAACAGCAACAGACGGccatgcagcagcagcagcagcagacagCAATGCAACAACAGACAGCCATACAACAGCAGCAGTTTCAGGTCCAGCAGCAGATGAAGCTGCAACAATTACAGCAGCAACACCATCAGAAccaacagctccaacagcagCACCaaaaccagcagcagcagcaggcccaaAACCAGCAACAACAGAACCAG ATGCACCCATCAAGGCACCAGCAACAGCAGATTCAGTTACAACTCCAACAGCAGCATGCACAGTCCATCCAGCACATGGtccagcaacaacagcagcaacag ATGATGATGCCCCGCCTTGGGATGCAAATTCCGCCCCGGTTGCCCCGCGCTGCCCCGAACCCCGCCATACCTCCAAACTCTGCTGCCGTGGGAGGACAGCAGTTACCACAG GTGCAGCAGCACCAGATGATGTCATCGCCCTCGCCGGTACAGGTGCAGACACCCCAGTCcatgcccccccctccccagccACAGCCATCGCCACAGCCCCCATCCTCCCAGCCAAACTCAGTCAG CAGTTCTGGTCCCACACCGTCGCCGGGGGGCTTCCAGCCTAGCCCATCCCCCCAGCCCTCACATAGCCCAGCCACCGCACGCACCCCGCAGAACTATGGTGTCCCCTCCCCAGGACCTCTCAACACTCCAG GGAACCCCAGTTCAGTGATAAGTCCAGTCGGGGCCTCTCAACTGGAGGACCAACAGTACATGGAGAAACTCAAACAGCTTTCCAAATACATTGAGCCGCTGCGCAGGATGATCAACAAGATAGACAAAAACGAAG ATAGGAAAAAGGACCTGAGTAAGATGAAGAGCCTGCTGAACATTCTCACTGACCCCAGCACAAG GTGTCCTCTCAGGACCTTACAGAAGTGTGAAATAGCACTGGAGAAACTGAAGAATGATATGGCTGTG CcaacaccaccccctccaccTGTGCCCTGCACCAAGCAGCAGTACCTGTGCCAGCCCCTCTTGGATGCCGTCATGGCAAACATCCGCTCTCCTGTTTTCAACCATTCCCTGTACCGTACCTTTGCCCCAGCCATGACAGCCATCCACGGGCCTCCAATTAC AGGCCCCACCATCGTGGCCCGGAAGAGGAAACACGAGGAGGATGACCGCCAGACCATCCCCAACATCCTGCAGGGGGAGGTGGCCCGCCTCAACGCCAAGTTCCTGGTTAACCTGGACCCCTCATTCTGCAGTAACAATGGCACGGTGCATCTAATCTGTAAACTAG ACGACAAGAACCTGCCAAGTGTGCCACCTCTCCAGCTCAGCATCCCTGCAGACTACCCAGACCAAAGCCCTCAGTGGGCAGACGATGGGCAAGTGTATG GTGCCAACCCCTTCCTAAAGAACGTTCACAGAAACATGACCTCCAAACTCCTACAGCTCCCAGACAAGCACTCTGTGACTGCACTGCTCAATACTTGGGCCCAGAGTGTCAGACAAGCCTGTCTTTCTGCAGCGTAG
- the si:ch211-222n4.2 gene encoding coiled-coil domain-containing protein 74A encodes MSGNSLPPVRNLPHWSRVGCLDKPCFPQPRPFPFNHLEPLSDSPRGDRGGEVSSHRDMDTRVASLQRNIQFLQLQHKDTLQKLHGEIDDLRRENKELQYKLIMEPSKSCRKGISLGSSHRSTRPPTQGSEAQTEGVIYLEQPLQETRPSQDPWLSIAGDGCVAHAYTENPGVAKLEHESELRGGLITSLQPLRIHSSPSHPPRPPTLQECEVIIRQLYNANSLQSQEIIRVKAVLRDIVFNKKITPENYIMTKAYLADSTSKAEKFPQLALQPLPKRMSGNQAGVTERVILPALKQHLSSSIAERQKRTQAVQRSRLRRTVH; translated from the exons ATGTCAGGCAACAGTCTTCCGCCTGTGCGAAATCTTCCCCACTGGTCCCGCGTTGGATGTCTTGACAAGCCTTGCTTTCCACAACCACGTCCTTTCCCGTTTAACCACCTTGAACCGCTGTCCGATTCACCCcgaggggacagagggggagaggtctCATCTCACCGGGACATGGATACTCGCGTTGCATCGCTTCAGAGGAATATTCAGTTCCTGCAACTACAGCACAAGGACACTCTTCAGAAGCTACACGGTGAAATAGATGACCTCAGACGGGAAAATAAAG AGCTGCAGTATAAGCTGATCATGGAGCCTTCAAAGTCTTGCAGAAAAG GTATTTCTTTAGGATCAAGCCACCGGAGCACAAGGCCACCGACACAGGGCAGTGAGGCCCAGACAGAGGGAGTGATCTACCTGGAGCAACCTTTACAAGAAACACGCCCATCTCAAGACCCATGGCTCAG TATAGCGGGGGACGGTTGTGTGGCTCATGCCTACACTGAGAACCCCGGAGTGGCAAAGCTTGAACACGAGTCAGAGTTGAGGGGAGGCCTCATCACCTCTCTACAACCCCTCCGGATCCACAGCAGTCCATCCCATCCCCCCCGACCCCCCACCCTTCAGGAATGTGAGGTTATCATACGGCAGCTCTACAACGCCAACAGCCTGCAGTCTCAGGAG ATTATACGTGTGAAGGCTGTCCTCCGAGACATTGTGTTCAACAAGAAAATCACTCCTGAGAACTACATCATGACAAAGGCCTACCTTGCTGACAGCACCAG CAAGGCAGAGAAGTTTCCCCAACTAGCACTTCAACCACTTCCCAAGAGAAT GTCTGGGAACCAGGCAGGGGTGACAGAGAGGGTGATCCTCCCAGCCCTCAAACAGCACCTGAGCTCCAGCATCGCAGAGAGGCAGAAAAGGACCCAGGCTGTACAGAGGAGCAGGCTGAGGAGAACAGTGCATTGA